Proteins encoded within one genomic window of Dyadobacter chenhuakuii:
- a CDS encoding Crp/Fnr family transcriptional regulator has product MSEDISYYLDTVFADFEPELKQHLIRECSLKKIPAGEVIMRAGQYIKHTLLIGSGRVKLYRQGDDGQEAFVYDLQPGNACALSMICNTKQEASEIMAKALEDTVAILIPIQLMDELMQKYKTWYYFVIANYRARFEELLVVFDNVVFKGMDERLEFYLKNRFRTTKTSQILITHHQIANDLNTSREVISRLLKKMEQDQKIRLQRNSIEWVAEV; this is encoded by the coding sequence ATGAGTGAAGATATTTCCTACTATCTCGATACCGTTTTTGCGGACTTCGAGCCTGAATTAAAACAGCACCTTATCCGGGAATGCAGCCTGAAAAAGATTCCAGCTGGAGAAGTAATCATGCGGGCCGGACAGTACATTAAACACACCTTGCTTATTGGAAGCGGGAGAGTAAAACTTTACCGTCAGGGAGATGATGGACAGGAAGCCTTCGTTTATGATCTTCAACCAGGAAACGCATGCGCCCTGTCGATGATTTGTAATACCAAACAAGAGGCTAGTGAGATCATGGCCAAAGCCTTGGAAGATACTGTTGCGATTCTGATCCCGATCCAGTTAATGGACGAGCTGATGCAAAAATATAAAACCTGGTACTACTTTGTCATTGCCAACTACCGGGCCCGCTTTGAAGAGCTGCTGGTCGTATTTGACAATGTAGTATTTAAGGGCATGGACGAAAGGCTGGAATTTTATCTGAAAAATCGGTTTAGAACTACTAAGACCAGTCAGATTTTAATTACCCATCATCAGATTGCCAATGATCTCAATACTTCTCGAGAGGTAATATCAAGATTATTAAAGAAAATGGAACAGGATCAAAAAATCAGACTACAAAGAAATAGTATTGAATGGGTAGCTGAAGTATGA
- a CDS encoding sulfite exporter TauE/SafE family protein: MEIIAYIASIFIGISLGMIGGGGSILTVPVLVYMFGISPLVSTSYSLFIVGSTSLVGAYSNYRKGAVKIKTALLFGSTSITTVFLTRKFLIPLVPHDLFSIGAFQITEPLLTMVLFAVLMVAASVGMIKSKERKPGCLECDLKGNIARMLLSGIGIGLTTGFLGAGGGFLLIPTLVLILGMPMKEAVGTSLLIITLNSLIGFAGDIGNFVIDWAFLLKITGIAMAGILIGGLLAKRVNATSLKKGFGWFVLVMGIYIISSELMHLK; this comes from the coding sequence ATGGAAATCATCGCCTACATAGCGTCTATATTTATTGGTATCTCATTGGGTATGATCGGTGGGGGAGGCTCCATTTTGACTGTGCCGGTCCTGGTCTATATGTTCGGTATTAGTCCTTTGGTATCAACGTCCTACTCGCTGTTCATTGTCGGATCCACCAGTCTTGTTGGAGCATATAGCAATTACCGGAAAGGTGCAGTCAAAATCAAAACTGCACTGCTCTTTGGAAGCACATCGATCACAACGGTTTTCCTCACGCGTAAGTTTTTAATTCCGTTGGTGCCCCATGATCTTTTTAGCATCGGAGCCTTTCAGATCACCGAACCTTTACTGACGATGGTGCTTTTTGCTGTCTTAATGGTAGCGGCATCGGTGGGCATGATCAAAAGCAAGGAGCGAAAACCAGGGTGTTTGGAGTGTGACTTAAAAGGTAATATTGCCCGGATGCTTTTAAGCGGCATTGGGATTGGACTTACTACGGGATTTCTGGGAGCAGGGGGCGGGTTTTTGCTGATACCAACATTGGTATTGATCCTGGGCATGCCTATGAAGGAAGCTGTGGGCACTTCGCTTCTGATTATCACGCTGAATTCGCTGATTGGTTTTGCAGGCGATATAGGAAATTTCGTGATTGACTGGGCTTTCCTGTTGAAAATCACTGGTATAGCCATGGCAGGGATTTTAATCGGGGGCCTCTTAGCCAAAAGGGTTAATGCTACTTCTTTGAAGAAGGGTTTTGGCTGGTTTGTGCTGGTGATGGGGATTTACATTATATCCTCCGAGCTGATGCATCTCAAATAA
- a CDS encoding MBL fold metallo-hydrolase: MKIEQIYTGCLSQGAYYIESNGEAVVIDPLREVEPYINRAEQNGVKIKYVLETHFHADFVSGHIDLAEKTGAQIVFGPTAKPGFDALVAVDGQVLIVGDVSLTVLHTPGHTMESTCYLLSDQQGKQVGIFTGDTLFIGDVGRPDLAQKVSAELTQEKLAEHLFDSLRYKIMPLADDIIVYPAHGAGSACGKNMSKETTDTLGSQKTSNYALRPDMTREEFVEEVTGGLMPPPAYFPENVSMNINGYESIDRVLERGAQALHAAAFEAVANQTGALVLDTRDAEIFAKGFVPNSINIGINGSFAPWVGTLIPDIKQSILIITEQGREEEVVTRLARVGYDHTIGYLKGGIDAWVKAGKETSQIQSVTADQMSQRLKIDPAIGVLDVRKASEFRSEHMLDAENIPLDYVNDHLAQIDKNKTYFVHCAGGYRSMIFNSILKARGYDNMIDVRGGFKAILESGKFQVSNYVCPSTLNG; encoded by the coding sequence ATGAAAATTGAGCAAATTTATACCGGCTGCCTCTCGCAAGGAGCCTATTATATTGAAAGCAATGGGGAAGCTGTGGTAATCGACCCACTGCGTGAAGTTGAGCCCTACATCAACCGTGCAGAACAAAATGGGGTAAAGATAAAATATGTCCTGGAAACGCATTTTCATGCGGATTTTGTATCAGGCCACATTGACCTGGCTGAAAAAACCGGTGCGCAAATCGTTTTTGGTCCGACCGCTAAACCCGGCTTTGATGCGCTTGTAGCCGTGGACGGCCAGGTTCTGATAGTGGGCGATGTGTCGCTTACGGTACTGCATACACCCGGGCACACCATGGAAAGCACCTGTTATCTTTTAAGTGATCAGCAGGGAAAACAGGTTGGCATTTTTACAGGGGATACCCTGTTCATTGGCGATGTTGGGCGTCCTGACCTGGCACAAAAAGTATCCGCTGAACTGACACAAGAAAAGCTTGCAGAGCATCTGTTTGATTCCCTGCGTTATAAGATTATGCCACTTGCTGATGATATTATTGTCTATCCGGCCCACGGCGCAGGAAGTGCGTGCGGTAAAAACATGAGCAAGGAAACAACCGATACATTGGGTAGCCAGAAAACCTCCAACTATGCCCTCAGACCGGATATGACCAGGGAAGAATTTGTCGAAGAAGTTACGGGTGGGCTGATGCCGCCTCCGGCCTACTTCCCTGAAAACGTATCGATGAATATCAATGGCTACGAAAGCATTGACAGGGTTCTTGAAAGGGGCGCCCAGGCTTTGCATGCGGCGGCTTTTGAGGCGGTGGCAAACCAAACTGGCGCGCTCGTCCTTGATACCCGGGATGCAGAAATCTTTGCAAAAGGCTTCGTTCCTAACTCGATCAATATCGGAATAAATGGAAGCTTTGCTCCATGGGTAGGGACGCTTATTCCAGACATCAAACAAAGCATATTGATAATAACCGAGCAGGGTAGGGAAGAAGAAGTGGTGACCCGTCTTGCGCGTGTGGGCTATGACCATACGATCGGATATTTAAAAGGCGGGATCGATGCCTGGGTCAAAGCCGGTAAAGAAACCAGCCAGATTCAGTCAGTAACCGCTGACCAGATGAGTCAGCGCTTGAAAATTGACCCTGCCATCGGCGTGCTGGATGTACGTAAGGCAAGTGAGTTCCGCTCTGAGCATATGCTGGATGCAGAAAATATCCCCTTGGATTATGTCAATGATCACCTGGCGCAGATCGATAAAAACAAAACGTACTTCGTACACTGCGCCGGCGGTTACCGGTCCATGATATTTAATTCCATACTCAAAGCACGTGGATATGATAATATGATCGATGTCAGGGGCGGTTTCAAGGCAATACTGGAATCAGGTAAGTTTCAAGTAAGCAACTATGTTTGTCCAAGTACATTAAACGGCTAG